The sequence AAGAAGTTACTGGAACTGTCTGGAAGTGTGATATGCAAAGTTGGTTTTGGGATCAAGCTTAAAGGGAGTAAACTTGAGAAAACCTATGACCAAGTCATTGTAGAAGCATTTCAGGTGTTGGGGAGTTTTGCAGCAGCAGATTACTTCCCgttttttggtaaaatcatCGATAGGATCACCGGGTTACATAGCAAATGTGAGAGAGTTTTTAAGACATTAGATTCATTTTTCGAACAAGCTATAAAGcatcaccttgatgatgagagtATTAAGGATGATATCGTTGACTTGCTCCTCAAGATGGAAAAGGGAGAGGTTGGACTTGGAGAGTATCAACTTACTCGACACCACACCAAAGGAATTCTTCTGGTGagtaacaattttttatttaattctaactccaaactctaatatttttgttataacagaATATACTTATTGCTGGAATAGACACTTCTGCCCAAACTGTGACATGGGTAATGACACATTTGATTACAAACCCAAGAGTTATGAAGAAAGTGCAAGCAGAAGTGAGAGAAGTGATCCAAAGCAAAGATCACATCTCAGAAGATGATATAAAACAACTCGAATATCTCAAACTGGTCATCAAAGAAACATTTAGGATAACACCCCTAGTGCCAATTCTAATTCCAAGAGAGGCTTCAAAAGATTTAAAAATCGGAGGTTATGACATTCCAAAGAAAACATGGATCCGTGCCAACATATGGGCTGTTCACATGAATCCGAGCGTATGGAAAGATCCAGAAGCATTCATCCCCGAGAGGTTCATGGATAATGAGATTGACTATAGAGGTCTAAACTTTGAGTTGTTGCCGTTTAGTAGCGGAAGGAGAATGTGCCCTGGTATGGATATGGGTTTGGCTTTGGTGCACTTGACCCTGATCAATCTTCTTTACCGTTTCGATTGGAAGCTTCCAGATGGAATGAAAGCTGAAGATGTTGACCTTGGAGAATCATATGGACTTGTCTGTCCTAAGAAAGTTCCACTTGAGCTTATCCCGGTCCTTACCCAGTGGAGTTGATCACTTCACTTTGCTTTATAAACAAGGTAACGTTCCGCGTTGTGTTGTTACTTGTGAGCCAAGATAATAAACCcttaaataaatgtatttttttgtttatatgggGGGAagtttcattttataattttgtatgagtttttttttgtttaaaccaTTTCTTGAAGATGTGTAAGCTTTATGAAGTAATGTGAAGATCTTATACCATTATCATCAAGAAATATATTTGTTCACATAAACATAACTTCTTGGGATCATTATAAGGACTAGAGCTAAGCACTCACAGGTGGTGTTGGAGGAAGACACTGTCTTCTCCTTTCACCTCTTCGGTTTCGGTTTAAAGAACCTGGTGAAGAAAGTGAAGAGCTAGGTGGAAACCTACTTGACCTGCTCCTAAGTTTCTTCACTTCCGGGATCTTCTCCTCTTTTGATCTCACCTGCCTCACCTTTGCCTCGTTCAGCTCTGCCGGCAGAACACAGTTGCAGAACAAACCTAAAAAACCAAACACAAACATAAAAGTCACGACCTTTTActaaaacagagtaaaaaacAGAGTCAAATGCTCTGTTTTCGTTGCTTCTTACCGAAGCGAGCAAGACGGTTAACCCAACTAGGGATAGATCTTCTTGTCAGCCGAACACAAACATCATTGCAGAAGTGATTACAGTTCTTGGTAATGAGATGGTACGTGTTTCCGCAGTACCCTTCAGCAAGCTTCTCCATAAAGGCACAGACTTGTTGAGGATCCAACTCTGTTCTTCCAATCAAAATAGACTTCCTGAAAGTGAAGCCTGGACATTGCTTCGGTTCCACCTCGAAGATTCCCGTTGTTGAATGCTCGTGAGCTCCGAAACCGTATTCAACCCCATGAACTAACCAAAACAATTGAGATCCAAGTTAGGTCAAAAAGTTTCCATATTTGGAAACTactgaaaaaagaaacaaacaaacaagccGACAGAGGGAGAGTAGAAAGGCTATAGACCTTCAACGCCAGAGTGGTAGACTCCAAGTCCTAGCCAGTAAGCGTAGCCATTGATGGGAGTGAGATCGTATACATTCAGgtaaaccggaaccgaaccgggTTTCTTCTTCCGGCTGTTAACCACCACCATTCTACACAACATTTCTCTTTAACCGACCAAGGAAGGAcccttaaaaaaatttattctttCGTGGCCTTCTTCTGTTAATCTGAGAGAGAAGTTTCTTTCTTAAATAAGATCTTGTTTCTTAAAAGCTacactagatctcgatccgcgcaacctcgcgggtttttgttttatttatttttatataaacattttttttttttgatgtcgatataaaaattttgttttcaattctaaattgatatatattataatatatatgtgtctatcaatttttaaaacataataagtttacggtatatgtttttcattgaatagattgtttcaaactttcacatgtattttcttctatatatatttttttggattattatttcattattaaaaccgtaactatatataaagattagtaaaatattattttattgttatattcacaaatattgtaacatttcataaatttagaaagtttttttaaatttaaattttcgtttcatagatttatattatcgagtaaataactaaaaatttagttttagttGGTTTTAAGgcagtaaagattaatcattattagataatatgatttttgttgttttaacaaatatttataattttaaaagttaacatcgataaataaataattaacatatggaggtatagtattacaacactaaattatatctatttaatttatactatctataaattcaatggatcatctattgtttaaatctaattattgatagtccaataaaaatttctggtaggtctaaaatttaaatgaaatgTAATATGATTTTCTAGCaatatgtccattaggtccatttttaaataaatcacacatgaatcaaggttgtgacttatgttttaatatataattaagatgATATATATTCTAATAAGAAAAATGTGTATTGAATTTTTCGAACACAATAATGTTATATCTTACGTGTTTCTCGTCAAGCTTCAAACtgtcacatgtatttgtatattttctatatatttatgcTTTTTGAAATTGTGTTTAATTATTATACACATTAATATATGTAAACTTTGGTACAgtagaaaattattttcatgTCGAATTCTTTTTAGTTGTGATATTATAGGTTGCCTTAAAAATGATTGTagtatatttcaaatattaggTGAAAAACACCCACGAACAGCTTGCTTCTCTAACATATACCAAATTTTtgtataagtaaaaaatataccTATAAGATATAATCAATACATTGATGATAAATATGGATAGTTGAGCACGATTTGGGGAATAATTTAATTTGAAGATATAGTTAACTATTTGGCAATATTTTCGTTGATATTAATTGATTAGTTAAccaaaaatagttataaatacCGAAATTTGTGTAcaatacttgttttttttttaatgcgaACCAATTTCTGTTTAAGGTTAGAAGAATATATCCATATTATTAATGGAATATTTCGGATTTTATTATGGAATACTCcaccatcttcatcttctccaagtGCATACTGTGGTAAAGGTGTATAAAGATGTAACATTATgttcaaagaaaataatattgacTTCGATTAAAAAATAGTATTGACTTGTGTAGTATAATACAACCTCAAGAAAAATGATTAATAGATGACACGATAGGATAGTTAAAAAAGAATACCCGATCAGCAACATTTCAAATCGTGTTTGAGTGTTTGTTAATGGCCACAGGCTGATactatacttatatatatatatttagagtaGTTTCAGTGATCCACTTTAAATGCATGTGGACTACGGAGAAACTTTGAGGTTTCTTGATGTTGTAAACATGTCGAAGGATGTcaggaaaaaaaagtaaacctGAAGAAGAAACACGAGTTAAAATCATATAGCGTTtgatataa is a genomic window of Brassica napus cultivar Da-Ae chromosome A2, Da-Ae, whole genome shotgun sequence containing:
- the LOC106403973 gene encoding cytochrome P450 71B11, which translates into the protein MSLWYIVVALVFFAFILIPKNTRKTKKNLPPGPPRLPIIGNLHQLGSHPHRSLFKLSQKYGPLMSLKFGSVYTVVASTPDTVKDLLKTFDVDCCSRPYLTYPARITYNLKDLSFSPYDKYWREVRKMTVVELYTAKRVQAFRHVREEEVSSFVDFIKQSASLENPVNFNKKLLELSGSVICKVGFGIKLKGSKLEKTYDQVIVEAFQVLGSFAAADYFPFFGKIIDRITGLHSKCERVFKTLDSFFEQAIKHHLDDESIKDDIVDLLLKMEKGEVGLGEYQLTRHHTKGILLNILIAGIDTSAQTVTWVMTHLITNPRVMKKVQAEVREVIQSKDHISEDDIKQLEYLKLVIKETFRITPLVPILIPREASKDLKIGGYDIPKKTWIRANIWAVHMNPSVWKDPEAFIPERFMDNEIDYRGLNFELLPFSSGRRMCPGMDMGLALVHLTLINLLYRFDWKLPDGMKAEDVDLGESYGLVCPKKVPLELIPVLTQWS
- the LOC106403983 gene encoding deSI-like protein At4g17486, with the translated sequence MLCRMVVVNSRKKKPGSVPVYLNVYDLTPINGYAYWLGLGVYHSGVEVHGVEYGFGAHEHSTTGIFEVEPKQCPGFTFRKSILIGRTELDPQQVCAFMEKLAEGYCGNTYHLITKNCNHFCNDVCVRLTRRSIPSWVNRLARFGLFCNCVLPAELNEAKVRQVRSKEEKIPEVKKLRSRSSRFPPSSSLSSPGSLNRNRRGERRRQCLPPTPPVSA